In a genomic window of Pseudoglutamicibacter albus:
- a CDS encoding CrcB family protein yields the protein MSAWLTILTVSVAGGLGSVARVWFIRQEEQARADGRITSKFPWGMSIANTLSCFIFGVFTGGFADQAWAVPVLAGFCGGFSTIASVATTAISSARERAWLRSFAILAAILCLAVPAAYLGLVIGKAAFL from the coding sequence CTGACCGTGAGCGTGGCTGGCGGGCTGGGTTCTGTGGCTAGGGTGTGGTTTATTCGCCAGGAAGAGCAGGCGCGGGCAGACGGGAGGATCACTTCGAAGTTCCCATGGGGGATGTCAATTGCCAACACGCTGTCGTGTTTCATTTTTGGCGTGTTCACGGGTGGGTTCGCGGATCAAGCGTGGGCTGTGCCTGTTTTGGCGGGGTTCTGCGGCGGGTTCTCCACGATCGCATCCGTTGCGACCACCGCTATTTCCTCGGCACGTGAGAGAGCGTGGCTGAGGAGTTTTGCGATTCTTGCCGCGATCCTTTGTCTGGCTGTTCCGGCGGCGTATCTCGGCCTAGTGATCGGTAAGGCTGCCTTCCTGTAA